A single region of the Vicia villosa cultivar HV-30 ecotype Madison, WI linkage group LG4, Vvil1.0, whole genome shotgun sequence genome encodes:
- the LOC131600583 gene encoding uncharacterized protein LOC131600583, translated as MDPNNHFNTQNSANFPFNQNPNNFQNPNNYQNPNYYQNPNQFSNQHPQNIPSFGFPPNFNQSSSVPNFQPYYGSMPRNPSQTPPFNGYVTMANANFPSGGVPEFPEFSTQLTIGGMIVSNEVAPNSEDSTPKSRKTQQPAWNTEQNLVLISGWIKFGTSSVVGRNQKGETYWGKIAEYCNEHCSFDPPRDGPACRNRFNYMNKVLGKWIGAYDGAKRMQGSGWSENDVLAKAQELYACGKNVRFTLMEEWHALRDQPRYVSQVGGNIGSGSSGSKRSRESDACGSNTVESSARPIGREAAKKKGKKKSKDKTKKMKMYLKLTSEEHLDDRKNQLLKKLEAYNQNREIEENYIVNRFRECRNKISEDNAPRSRKYLNRDHAAANQRLIDDYFANEPTYGDAMFRRRYRMKKNVFLRIVGDLSSSDNYFTQRVDAANKEGISPLAKCTTAMRMLAYGVAADAVDEYIKIGGTTALELYLRAPTQDDLQRILHVSEMRGFPGMIGSIDCMHWEWKNCPKAWEGQFTRGDKGTTTVILEAVGKAPSVNFFVNQRPYNMAYYLADGIYPSYPTFVKSIRLPQSEPDKLFAKFQEGCRKDIERAFGVLQARFKIIREPARLWDIADLGIIMRSCIILHNMIVEDERDSYSQRWTDFEQSEESGSSAPQPYSTEVLPAFANHVRARSEFRDPNVHQELQADLVKHIWTKFGMFRD; from the exons atggatcccaataatcattttaacactcaaaattctgctaattttccatttaaccaaaatcccaacaattttcaaaatccCAACAATTATCAAAATCCCAACTATTATCAAAATCCAAATCAATTTTCCAACCAACATCCTCAAAACATACCTAGTTTTGGTTTTCCACCAAATTTCAACCAGTCATCCTCTGTTCCAAACTTTCAACCATATTATGGATCTATGCCGAGAAATCCATCTCAAACACCCCCGTTTAATGGTTATGTGACAATGGCGAATGCAAATTTTCCAAGTGGTGGTGTACCTGAATTTCCCGAGTTTTCAACACAACTAACTATTGGTGGCATGATAGTTTCTAATGAAGTCGCTCCAAATTCAGAGGATTCAACTCCTAAGAGCAGGAAAACTCAGCAACCAGCATGGAACACTGAACAAAATTTGGTGCTAATTAGTGGGTGGATTAAATTTGGAACAAGCAGTGTTGTCGGGAGAAACCAGAAAGGTGAAACATATTGGGGTAAAATTGCTGAGTATTGTAATGAGCATTGCTCATTCGATCCTCCGCGTGATGGACCTGCATGCCGAAACCGTTTTAATTATATGAACAAAGTGTTGGGTAAATGGATTGGCGCTTATGATGGCGCTAAGCGTATGCAAGGAAGTGGTTGGTCGGAGAATGATGTTTTGGCAAAAGCGCAGGAATTATATGCATGTGGGAAGAATGTTAGATTCACTTTAATGGAAGAATGGCACGCTCTCCGTGATCAACCACGTTATGTTAGTCAAGTAGGAGGAAATATTGGCTCAGGAAGTAGTGGATCTAAGAGATCTCGCGAGAGTGATGCATGTGGCTCAAACACTGTAGAATCCAGTGCTCGTCCTATAGGAAGGGAGGCAGCTAAAAAAAAGGGTAAAAAGAAAAGCAAGGA TAAAACCAAGAAAATGAAGATGTATCTAAAGCTAACTTCCGAAGAGCATCTAGATGACCGGAAGAACCAGCTGTTGAAAAAGTTGGA AGCCTACAATCAAAATCGTGAAATTGAAGAAAATTATATAGTCAATCGATTTAGAGAGTGTAGAAACAAAATATCGGAAGATAATGCACCTCGTAGTAGAAAATATCTCAATAGAGATCATGCAGCGGCAAACCAAAGACTAATTGATGACTACTTTGCCAATGAGCCTACATATGGCGATGCAATGTTTCGTCGTCGGTACCGgatgaaaaaaaatgttttccttCGAATCGTTGGGGACCTTTCAAGTAGTGATAACTACTTCACCCAGCGAGTTGATGCAGCTAATAAAGAAGGTATATCACCCTTAGCAAAATGTACCACAGCAATGCGAATGTTAGCATATGGTGTTGCAGCAGATGCGGTCGATGAGTACATCAAAATAGGAGGTACTACAGCATTGGAGT TGTATCTGAGAGCACCAACCCAAGATGACCTGCAAAGAATACTGCATGTTAGTGAAATGCGGGGGTTCCCAGGGATGATTGGGAGTATTGACTGCATGCACTGGGAGTGGAAAAATTGTCCTAAAGCATGGGAAGGACAGTTTACTAGAGGGGATAAGGGAACCACCACAGTTATTCTTGAAGCAGTT GGAAAGGCTCCAAGTGtgaatttctttgtgaatcaacGTCCATATAATATGGCATACTATCTAGCTGATGGTATCTACCCTTCTTATCCAACTTTCGTCAAATCGATTAGACTTCCTCAAAGTGAACCCGATAAATTATTTGCAAAATTTCAGGAGGGATGTCGGAAGGACATCGAACGTGCATTTGGAGTGCTCCAAGCTCGATTTAAAATCATCCGTGAACCAGCTCGCTTGTGGGACATAGCTGATTTGGGTATCATCATGAGGTCATGCATCATATTACATAATATGATTGTTGAGGATGAACGAGATTCATATTCTCAACGTTGGACCGATTTTGAGCAATCTGAGGAAAGTGGATCTAGTGCACCACAACCATACTCGACCGAGGTGTTACCCGCTTTTGCAAATCATGTGCGTGCTAGATCAGAGTTCCGTGATCCAAATGTTCATCAAGAATTGCAAGCTGATCTAGTGAAGCACATATGGACAAAGTTTGGAATGTTCCGTGATTGA